The following nucleotide sequence is from Glycine max cultivar Williams 82 chromosome 9, Glycine_max_v4.0, whole genome shotgun sequence.
taaaaaaataaaaattcaaattttaattctaaaaaataacaacaaatataGTTAATCATTAACTTTAATAGGATATTGTTAATGAAAGAGTCTACATAACACAttcaatgataaatttattagcGTTTTATatgtttagagaaaaaaataattatttatctaaaatataatttaatctttatctttttaatttttttaacattacaataaatattaaaaaaaacaaaaaaaattaaaataaatataatattaattaattaataaatattatctaaattttctaagatgattttagGGGATTAACTTAGTCCTTGGttatgtaatcaatatcaattatCTAAAttcgaaatatttttttaatatattttaagtcaTATATAGGTGACTGATTCTGCCCCCACTCAACACAAAAAGTCATTATCTCCACTTCTATGCAGATGACGTacaggatatatatatataacacattaaTTGAAGCATAAATATACCAGGAAAGTGCCACCAGCCCCTCAACTAGTAGTATACGAAAAGCAAATTAATGCTACCAGCCAGCCACCAACGACAAATTTAATCAATGCAATTATAGTTCCACTCTATATGTTTGATGGCCGAAACCATCCCTATAAAAGCACGTGCTTAAGAACCTACCAATTCAAAATGTACCCGCAAAGAAACCAAAAAGCTGCATGCAAATTTATACCACCACTTAAAACATAGTACTCGGAATACAAGCCAATTAAATTCTCTACCCACTCCTCCAAACAACTGAACATGCAAGCAAAAATTACTCTCCTGTTCATACTACAGTGATTTCAAACAAATTCCCGGAAAACCACTGAAAGAGAGAGCACCAGAAACCCGTATTCATATTAGCCAACCATAAGATGTGTTTTAGGtcttttgataaattaaataatattgtgattattattttgtataattttttttctcattgaatatctaataaataataattatattttttatttttaatatttttttaatacctgataaattagtgaattttaaattttatatttacttttagattttttttcaaatagtaaatgaaaaaaatatccaaGAGCATACACAATTTAAgaatttattaagaataaaaaatatattttaaccgattcaacaaattttaagCATCTTTATCCCCACCTTTGAAGATTAAATCATTCCTAAGCAACCAGATTGACCAACCAATAGCTACCCCCAATACCATCCAActtttcctttgtttctttgtGTATATCACTATATATACCTGACTGTGTTGGCAAAAATGAGGTATACATTAGCGGATAAGACAGACTCAGCCAAATCATGCATAACATTTCCTCTACACTTTGTAAGAGAATTCACATgtgaaaaaagatatatatgcaTGTCCAGAATTTTCTTTCTCCTGACCACAGAAACTACACATTACGTACGTCTTCCAAAAGACCACCTATGTTCCTTTTCTTGAGATTCTTTTTATTTAGTCTGTGTCATCTTTCATATAAATGCAATCACTTTTGATGGCGCAGGTATCTTCCAGGGCATCTTGAAAAAAACCAGCTTCTTTCATGCTGTGCCTGTTGTTGCAAAACCTTCTTCCATATGATGGCGAAGGAACTAACAACCTTAATTTTTCAATACCTAAACTCTACAATATCCTACGTAATATTAACATAAGAAGTCAAATTGACTCAACTTGTTTGTGTTCACATGGTATTTTTATTGTGATTCACATGGTAGTTTTATTGTGATCCCTACACATTGTcatctataattttatattctgcGGGTACACCGCATTTCTCTCTTCATTTTCACATTTTAATTTGCttttatttcctctattttctttcactttacaAAGCACGGCTGCTTATATAGTTATAAtgtagataaaattaaaattatgtaaatattttgttaaaaaatattttaacacataaatatgataatatcatttaatattatcttataatgttatatatatatatatatatatatatatatatatatatatatataatattttattataataatatataacacATGCACGACGTAATagtctaaaacaaaaataaattgaaaaggtaggcgaagaaaaataataataataatgtacggtctaaatttgattaaaacatatttacttaaattaaaacttataaaaaaattgaaaacatgttAAATTAGTAGTACtatgttatttaaaaataaaaaattgtagttATAAAGTAACAACACTGGATGCAACATTATAATAGTGATTACTCTAAAAAAGGAGCAACGATTTTGCTCTAATGACGTCCTATATTTGGATCACCATTTCATTAATACTCctcaaaattacttttaatccAAAAGAACATCCTTCTCCTAACGTACTTTTGCTCTCCCAAACGGTTATCCAAACAAAGTAGAAGCATTGATTAGGAAGCACCGATTAGTGGAACAAAACGTAATATTTTGTTCAGCTTATTTACAACATGTTATCCAATTTTAGTTTTCAGCATAGAAAACAGATATTGAGAATGAAAACAATTCTAAGCTGTtctcattttttgtttgtttttaaaagcAATAATAAAACAGTAGAAGTTTTGGAAAcagattttaaaaagaaaaaacttaccTAActagtttgtttatttttattttattttcattttagaaaacagaaaactgttttaatttaaaaacattaaacaaGCACACCCTTATTCTTTTCACAATGCCATTTCCTTTCAAAATTcctactttctttttcttactttCCCTCACCTTGTATCTCTTATTCTTTATTGCTTGTTTCACGGGCCAAAGGACCTTCCTTGATTTTCTTTCCAAGACGTTTCcgtttgattttctcttttcttttattgtttatgCATGCTATGGCCTtgtctcttttcttttcacattgagTTTGTCATGCTCTCGGTTATTTATTGCAAGACAAAATTTCTTCTCACTTCTCAAGAATCttatttatctaatttaaaAGTGGACTTGAATTCCAAAACTtgaccctctgaaggtgaaaaAGGATCAAGTCTTTCAGTTCAGACAACAAAACTAGCTAGTTCATTCTCTTATCCAACAATACAATGGCATGTGAAAAACTCATCAAATTTGCTTATCataggttcagcacaagaaaatTCAATGGCACTACCAACAGAATGAGCTCAAATTGGAGAAATCGTATGAAGAAAGAGTTGGAAAGTGGAAAAATTGCAAAACAAGAAGAAAGTCAACACCACCAATCTCACCCTGTTTGCATATACAGGGTTCCATCAAACATGCGCCAGGTCGAACCGAAAGCCTACAGACCCAACAACATCTCAATCGGTCCTTGTCACTACGGAGCACCACAGTTAAAAAACATGGAAGATCTCAAGAAAAAGTTTTATCGCCGCCTCTTCCATCCGATGAACGATGAAAATGGCACCAAACTAGATGAGGCTTTTAAGTTCCTTgaggaaaatgaaaacaaggtaCGAGGATGTTACATGGAGGACATCAAACTCAGCAGCGATGAGTTTCTACAAATGATGTTGGTGGATTCCTCTTTCGCGGTTCAGCTCTTGAGGAATCTATCCGCGTGTGAATTCGGACACATCCCTTGCCTTAGCAGCAAGTGGATGCTTCCCATGATTCGCCGCGAGATGATCATGCTTGAAAACCAGCTTCCAATATTTGTTTTGAGCAAGTTGTTCGATCTGACTAGTACTGATCCTTCTTCGCAACCATGTACGAGTCTCAAAACGCTCGCTCTTCGGTTCTTCTACCCTTTGTTACAAGTAGATCCAGAAAACTATCCTGAATGTGACAAAGCTGAGGAGTTAACAGAGCTTCACTTTCTCGATCTTCTTAGGTCGAGCATTAGGCCGAAACTCGAAGGACAAAAACCAAGAAGATCTCAACATCACATGATTCGCTCTGTAACGGAACTTGTTGAAGCTGGTGTGAAGATCAAAGCGGATGGGAGCAAACAATTGCTTGACATAACTTTTGGGAAAAAATACAGTTGTCTAATTAGGGAACTTACTATTCCTCCTTTGTACATCAATGATCACAGAGGGACTGTGTTTCGTAACATAGTCGCGTTCGAGAATTGTCACAAGGGTTGCGAACCGGATGTaacaacttatttgtttttcttcaatggACTAATTAACTCTGCTGATGATGTCTCTCTTCTTCACTACAAAGGGGTGCTTAACCATTCTCTTGGCAACGACAACACCGTGTCCGAGTTGATCAACAACATTACCAAAGAAATTGTTCTCAGCAAAAGTGAGTCGTACTTGTACAAAGTGGTGAATGAAGCGAATTCGTACTATGGGTCCTGCTATGCGAGAATAAGAGCTTCTATAGTTCATCATTATTTAACTAGCTGGGTGGTGGGGGTTTCAACATTTTTTGCTGTGTTGGTGCTTTGCTTGACTATCATGCAGACCGTTTGTGGATTTGCAGATGCCTTGAAGGACTTGGAAAACAAAAGGTTTTTGTCTCTCCTTTACGATGC
It contains:
- the LOC102661472 gene encoding putative UPF0481 protein At3g02645 yields the protein MACEKLIKFAYHRFSTRKFNGTTNRMSSNWRNRMKKELESGKIAKQEESQHHQSHPVCIYRVPSNMRQVEPKAYRPNNISIGPCHYGAPQLKNMEDLKKKFYRRLFHPMNDENGTKLDEAFKFLEENENKVRGCYMEDIKLSSDEFLQMMLVDSSFAVQLLRNLSACEFGHIPCLSSKWMLPMIRREMIMLENQLPIFVLSKLFDLTSTDPSSQPCTSLKTLALRFFYPLLQVDPENYPECDKAEELTELHFLDLLRSSIRPKLEGQKPRRSQHHMIRSVTELVEAGVKIKADGSKQLLDITFGKKYSCLIRELTIPPLYINDHRGTVFRNIVAFENCHKGCEPDVTTYLFFFNGLINSADDVSLLHYKGVLNHSLGNDNTVSELINNITKEIVLSKSESYLYKVVNEANSYYGSCYARIRASIVHHYLTSWVVGVSTFFAVLVLCLTIMQTVCGFADALKDLENKRFLSLLYDAVCFPVRGIPTTVHKRSESGIPTPVHKRSENSTSQDAATKFESCYFYIYLSEFSFSS